In the Acidovorax sp. A79 genome, one interval contains:
- a CDS encoding Rha family transcriptional regulator, translating into MARYFRKQHKHVLEKIANLLADLPADFAEPNFRLSEFTDSTGRTLPAYRLTRDGFTLLTMGFTGKKALAFKLAYIDAFNEMEAVIAEGKHAPERMNVAYAQAAAVAERAARTVFTAVMAGDDADWRGARWLFCLSASGQTQVIAVPHDALLLRLAELPRQMLEPGTSPTNRELVELAAACNQRLAQRMAHDARGLLN; encoded by the coding sequence GTGGCCCGCTACTTCCGAAAGCAGCACAAGCATGTACTGGAAAAGATTGCCAATCTTTTGGCGGACCTTCCGGCCGATTTCGCTGAGCCGAATTTTCGGCTGAGTGAGTTCACCGACAGTACCGGCCGCACGTTGCCCGCCTACCGTCTAACCCGAGATGGTTTCACCCTGTTGACCATGGGCTTCACTGGCAAGAAGGCATTGGCCTTCAAGCTCGCCTATATCGACGCATTCAACGAGATGGAAGCGGTAATTGCTGAGGGAAAGCACGCGCCTGAACGAATGAACGTGGCCTACGCCCAAGCCGCCGCAGTTGCTGAGCGGGCCGCTCGAACTGTGTTCACTGCGGTGATGGCGGGCGATGACGCCGACTGGCGTGGTGCACGCTGGCTATTTTGTCTGTCGGCTTCGGGTCAGACCCAGGTGATTGCGGTGCCGCACGACGCGCTATTGCTACGCTTGGCCGAGCTGCCACGTCAGATGCTGGAGCCGGGCACGTCGCCCACCAACCGGGAGCTGGTGGAACTGGCAGCTGCCTGCAATCAGCGGCTGGCACAGCGCATGGCGCATGATGCGCGTGGACTACTGAATTGA
- the cysS gene encoding cysteine--tRNA ligase, which translates to MSLRIYNTLSRALEEFSPLEPGHVRMYVCGMTIYDLCHIGHARMMMAFDVVQRWLKSSGYRVTYVRNITDIDDKIIKRALERGITIRALTDEMIAAMHTDIAALGIEPPSLEPRATEYVPQMLSLIGTLEGKGLAYRAGNGDVNYSVRKFDGYGKLSGKSLDELRAGERVAVLDGKEDPLDFVLWKASKPEEPPEAKWDSEFGSGRPGWHIECSAMCGATLGETFDIHGGGMDLQFPHHENEIAQSEGANGKPLARFWVHNGFVRVDNEKMSKSLGNFFTIRDVLAKYDAETVRFFIVRAHYRSALNYSDAHLDDARQALKRLYTALNLVAPAEVAAIDWAAPHAARFKAAMDEDFGTPEAMAVLFDLAGEVNKTRSAELAGLLKALGGCLGVLQGDPKAFLQAGAGGMDEAEIQARIAARAAAKAGKDFAEADRIRNALLAQGIVLKDSAAGTTWEAAQ; encoded by the coding sequence ATGAGTTTGCGCATCTACAACACGCTGTCGCGTGCATTGGAGGAGTTTTCCCCGCTCGAACCTGGCCATGTGCGCATGTACGTGTGCGGCATGACCATCTATGACCTGTGCCACATCGGCCACGCCCGCATGATGATGGCGTTCGATGTCGTGCAGCGCTGGCTGAAAAGCAGTGGCTACCGCGTCACCTATGTGCGCAACATCACGGACATTGACGACAAGATCATCAAGCGCGCGCTGGAGCGGGGCATCACCATCCGTGCCCTCACGGACGAGATGATCGCCGCCATGCACACCGACATCGCGGCGCTGGGCATCGAGCCCCCGTCGCTGGAGCCGCGCGCCACCGAATACGTGCCCCAGATGCTTTCGCTGATCGGCACGCTGGAAGGCAAGGGCCTGGCCTACCGCGCCGGCAATGGCGACGTGAACTACTCCGTGCGCAAGTTCGACGGCTACGGCAAGCTCTCGGGCAAGTCGCTCGACGAATTGCGCGCGGGTGAGCGCGTGGCCGTGCTCGATGGCAAGGAAGACCCGCTCGATTTCGTGTTGTGGAAAGCCTCCAAGCCCGAGGAGCCACCCGAGGCCAAGTGGGACAGCGAATTCGGCTCGGGCCGCCCCGGCTGGCACATCGAGTGCTCGGCCATGTGCGGCGCCACGCTGGGCGAGACCTTCGACATCCACGGCGGCGGCATGGACCTGCAGTTCCCGCACCACGAGAACGAGATCGCCCAGAGCGAAGGCGCCAATGGCAAGCCCCTGGCGCGCTTCTGGGTGCACAACGGCTTCGTGCGCGTGGACAACGAGAAGATGAGCAAGTCGCTGGGCAACTTCTTCACCATCCGCGACGTGCTGGCGAAGTACGACGCCGAGACGGTGCGGTTTTTCATCGTGCGGGCCCACTACCGCAGCGCCCTGAACTACAGCGATGCCCACCTGGACGACGCGCGCCAGGCCTTGAAGCGCCTGTACACCGCCCTGAACCTCGTGGCGCCCGCCGAGGTGGCGGCCATTGACTGGGCGGCGCCGCATGCCGCCCGCTTCAAGGCCGCGATGGACGAGGACTTCGGCACCCCCGAAGCCATGGCCGTGCTGTTCGACCTGGCCGGCGAGGTCAACAAGACCCGCTCTGCCGAACTGGCGGGGCTGCTCAAGGCGCTGGGCGGTTGCCTGGGGGTGCTGCAGGGCGACCCCAAGGCCTTCCTGCAGGCCGGGGCGGGCGGTATGGACGAAGCCGAAATCCAGGCCCGGATCGCCGCGCGCGCCGCTGCCAAGGCGGGCAAGGATTTCGCCGAGGCCGACCGCATCCGCAATGCATTGCTGGCCCAGGGCATCGTGCTCAAGGACTCCGCCGCTGGCACCACCTGGGAAGCCGCGCAGTGA
- a CDS encoding UDP-2,3-diacylglucosamine diphosphatase translates to MTTTVPRFEELAAPAHWRTVDFISDLHLQASEPATVAAWQDYLAGTEADALFILGDLFEVWVGDDAIGETGSFEAQGCAALRAASQRLPVYFMHGNRDFLAGPAFLAQCGITGLADPTVLVFDGQRFVLSHGDLLCLDDVDYQRFRVQARSAGWQQQFLAQPLATRRAQARGIRQESEARKQSGAIYADVDGPAAIAWLQAAQAHTLIHGHTHRPADHALAPGLRRVVLSDWDAAALPPRAEILRLSRVGLERLPLAPKYQRS, encoded by the coding sequence GTGACGACGACCGTGCCCCGGTTCGAGGAGCTTGCCGCTCCCGCGCACTGGCGCACGGTCGATTTCATTTCCGACCTGCACCTGCAGGCCAGCGAGCCTGCCACCGTGGCCGCCTGGCAGGACTACCTGGCCGGCACCGAAGCGGATGCCCTCTTCATCCTGGGCGATCTGTTCGAGGTCTGGGTGGGGGACGACGCCATCGGCGAAACCGGCAGCTTCGAGGCCCAGGGCTGCGCGGCCCTGCGCGCGGCGTCGCAGCGCCTGCCCGTGTACTTCATGCACGGCAACCGCGACTTCCTGGCGGGCCCTGCGTTCCTTGCGCAGTGTGGCATCACCGGCCTGGCGGACCCGACGGTCCTGGTGTTTGACGGCCAGCGCTTCGTGCTGAGCCATGGCGACCTGCTGTGCCTGGACGATGTGGACTACCAGCGCTTTCGCGTGCAGGCCCGCAGTGCCGGGTGGCAGCAGCAGTTTCTGGCGCAGCCCCTGGCGACGCGCCGCGCGCAGGCACGCGGCATCCGCCAGGAGAGCGAGGCGCGCAAACAATCGGGCGCCATCTATGCCGACGTGGACGGCCCGGCTGCCATCGCCTGGCTGCAGGCGGCCCAGGCACATACGCTCATTCACGGCCACACCCACCGTCCCGCCGACCACGCACTGGCCCCCGGCTTGCGGCGTGTGGTGCTCAGCGACTGGGACGCGGCCGCATTGCCGCCCCGCGCGGAAATACTGCGTTTGTCCCGCGTGGGCTTGGAACGGCTGCCCCTGGCCCCCAAGTACCAGCGATCCTGA
- a CDS encoding tyrosine-type recombinase/integrase, whose product MPKRILEMTALEVSRLRVEGSHAVGGVSGLYLRIEGGSRTWVLRYVHMRQRRRMGLGSYPGVTLAAAREAARAALGQRDAGIDPIKSRQDEREAARLAAAQRLEFDKAADAFITEHESTWRNAKHAQQWRNTLATYASPHFGRLSVSEIEQSHVLRALAPIWKTKTETATRVRGRIEQVLDWATAHGHRTGPNPARWRGQLEHILANPEKVAPVKHRAAVPVADLPAVYQQIAAVDGQSARALCFLILTAVRSGEVRGMLWSEVDLDAGLWVIPAARMKANREHRVPLSRQAVALLRIQGAAREELVEQVFPSNRKGPLSDMAFTALMRRHKLAAVPHGFRSTFRDWAGETTHHPRDAVELCLAHTIDTKTEAAYRRADMLDKRTVIMQNWGDYCAPFDNPAPGPD is encoded by the coding sequence ATGCCGAAGCGAATCCTTGAGATGACAGCGCTGGAGGTTTCCAGGCTGCGCGTGGAAGGCTCGCACGCTGTGGGTGGGGTCAGCGGCTTGTATCTTCGGATTGAAGGCGGGTCGCGCACCTGGGTGCTGCGGTATGTGCACATGCGCCAGCGTAGGCGCATGGGCCTGGGCAGCTATCCCGGTGTGACGCTGGCTGCAGCACGCGAGGCAGCGCGCGCAGCGCTGGGGCAGCGTGATGCAGGCATCGACCCCATCAAGTCGCGCCAGGATGAACGGGAGGCCGCCCGCCTGGCAGCCGCCCAGCGGCTGGAGTTCGACAAGGCGGCTGATGCGTTCATCACTGAACACGAAAGCACTTGGCGCAACGCCAAGCACGCGCAGCAGTGGCGCAACACCCTCGCCACCTACGCGTCACCGCATTTTGGTCGGCTGTCGGTCTCAGAGATTGAACAGTCCCACGTCCTGCGCGCGCTCGCGCCCATCTGGAAAACCAAGACTGAAACCGCTACGCGAGTGCGCGGGCGAATTGAACAGGTGCTGGATTGGGCTACCGCCCACGGCCACCGCACCGGCCCCAATCCTGCGCGCTGGCGCGGACAGCTGGAGCACATCCTGGCCAACCCGGAAAAGGTTGCCCCGGTCAAACACCGAGCCGCAGTGCCCGTGGCCGATCTGCCCGCCGTGTATCAGCAGATTGCCGCTGTTGATGGTCAAAGCGCCCGCGCTCTGTGTTTTCTGATCCTGACCGCTGTTCGCTCGGGCGAGGTGCGCGGCATGTTGTGGAGCGAGGTCGATCTAGACGCAGGCCTGTGGGTTATTCCCGCTGCGCGGATGAAGGCCAACCGGGAGCATCGCGTGCCCTTGTCTCGCCAAGCTGTTGCGCTGCTGCGCATTCAGGGGGCCGCGCGCGAGGAGCTGGTGGAACAGGTGTTTCCCAGCAACCGCAAAGGCCCGCTGTCAGACATGGCATTCACCGCCCTGATGCGCCGCCACAAGCTGGCAGCCGTGCCCCACGGTTTCCGCTCAACGTTCCGGGACTGGGCGGGCGAAACCACACACCACCCGCGCGATGCCGTGGAGCTATGCCTAGCCCACACGATTGACACGAAAACCGAAGCCGCCTACCGGCGCGCCGATATGCTGGATAAGCGGACCGTCATTATGCAGAACTGGGGGGATTATTGTGCTCCTTTTGATAATCCTGCCCCAGGTCCAGACTAA
- the tilS gene encoding tRNA lysidine(34) synthetase TilS: MTLSFDAAMQAFEPALPLAVGFSGGADSTALLLACARRWPGQVRAIHVHHGLQPAADGFARHCEDLCQALDVPLAVQRPDARHAPGQSPEDAARQARYKAFEAVALASKAHNAIKSIAIAQHADDQVETLVLALSRGAGVAGLAAMPARWRRAGIDWYRPLLRVAGADVRQWLRAQGQGWVEDPTNADERFTRNRIRARILPVLEAAFPAFRDTFARSAQHAAQADELLEELALQDLAIVGAPPRIRALQGLSRARQANVLRHWLRVEHHTTAAAAQLNELLDQVQSCTTRGHRIHIKVGHGFAVRSGPELDWYSPEVLAP; this comes from the coding sequence ATGACCTTGTCCTTCGACGCGGCCATGCAGGCCTTCGAGCCTGCGCTGCCCCTGGCGGTCGGATTCAGCGGCGGTGCGGATTCCACGGCGCTGCTGCTGGCATGCGCCCGGCGCTGGCCTGGCCAGGTGCGGGCGATCCACGTGCACCATGGCTTGCAGCCAGCGGCTGACGGTTTTGCGCGGCACTGCGAAGACCTGTGCCAAGCCCTGGATGTGCCGCTGGCGGTGCAGCGCCCGGACGCCCGCCACGCGCCGGGGCAAAGCCCGGAAGACGCTGCACGGCAGGCAAGGTACAAGGCATTTGAGGCGGTAGCGCTTGCCAGTAAAGCGCATAATGCTATTAAATCAATAGCAATCGCGCAACACGCGGATGACCAGGTCGAAACGCTCGTGCTGGCCCTGTCGCGCGGGGCCGGTGTGGCCGGGCTGGCGGCGATGCCCGCCCGCTGGCGCCGCGCGGGCATTGACTGGTACCGCCCCCTGCTGCGGGTGGCCGGGGCTGACGTGCGCCAGTGGCTGCGGGCACAGGGGCAGGGGTGGGTGGAAGACCCGACCAATGCCGATGAGCGCTTCACGCGCAACCGCATCCGCGCGAGGATCTTGCCCGTGCTGGAGGCCGCATTCCCTGCGTTTCGCGACACCTTTGCGCGGTCCGCCCAGCATGCGGCGCAGGCGGACGAACTGCTGGAAGAACTTGCACTGCAGGACCTGGCCATCGTGGGCGCACCGCCGCGCATCCGGGCCTTGCAGGGCCTGAGCCGCGCCCGGCAGGCCAATGTGCTGCGCCACTGGCTGCGCGTCGAGCACCACACCACGGCGGCCGCGGCGCAATTGAATGAACTGCTCGACCAGGTGCAGTCGTGCACCACACGCGGCCACCGCATCCACATCAAGGTCGGGCATGGTTTTGCCGTCCGGTCCGGGCCGGAACTCGATTGGTACAGTCCAGAGGTGTTGGCCCCCTGA
- a CDS encoding DNA-3-methyladenine glycosylase: protein MGRPVAASKKIASEVLVAEPALATPDYWAEACKHLVKKDRVMKRLIPQFGDAALQTRGDAFTTLARSIVGQQISVKAAQTVWERFAAMPRSMKPASVLKLKIDDMRAAGLSARKVDYLVDLAMHFEGGKLHVKDWAAMDDEAIIAELVAIRGIGRWTAEMFLIFYMMRPNVLPLDDVGLITGISQNYFSGDPVSRSDAREVAEAWKPWCSVATWYIWRSLDPLPVAY, encoded by the coding sequence ATGGGACGCCCGGTGGCAGCTTCTAAAAAGATAGCATCCGAAGTGCTCGTGGCCGAGCCGGCGCTGGCCACGCCCGACTACTGGGCGGAGGCCTGCAAGCACCTGGTCAAGAAGGACCGGGTGATGAAGCGCCTGATTCCCCAGTTTGGCGACGCGGCGCTGCAGACACGCGGCGATGCGTTCACCACGCTCGCGCGCTCCATCGTGGGCCAGCAGATCTCGGTGAAGGCCGCGCAGACCGTGTGGGAGCGCTTTGCCGCGATGCCCCGCAGCATGAAGCCCGCCAGCGTGCTCAAGCTCAAGATCGACGACATGCGGGCCGCGGGCCTGTCTGCGCGCAAGGTCGACTACCTGGTGGACCTGGCGATGCACTTCGAGGGCGGCAAGCTGCACGTGAAGGACTGGGCCGCGATGGATGACGAGGCCATCATTGCCGAACTGGTGGCCATCCGCGGCATCGGCCGCTGGACGGCCGAGATGTTCCTCATCTTCTACATGATGCGCCCCAACGTGCTGCCGCTGGACGACGTGGGGCTGATCACCGGCATCAGCCAGAATTACTTTTCGGGCGATCCGGTCAGCCGCAGCGATGCCCGCGAAGTGGCCGAGGCCTGGAAGCCCTGGTGCAGCGTGGCGACTTGGTATATTTGGCGATCGCTGGATCCGCTTCCCGTGGCGTACTGA
- a CDS encoding tetratricopeptide repeat protein, translated as MKQVRRTLPHLLRLLALTALLGTGAAHADDYAEITQLIKAGKPAEALVKADQRLAAAPRDPQLRFLRGVAQADSGKPGDAITTFTKLTEEYPELPEPYNNLAVLYASQNQLDKARTALEMAIRTNPSYATAHENLGDIYAKLASQAYNKALQLDAANASSVKPKLALIRELFTAEAAAGKPARPGAAAPAPAPAVAATQRPAATAPAAAAPVAAPSPAPAAPAPAPAAAASPAPAVAASPAAAAGDASLQAAVTAAVQAWAAAWSAKDMAAYLGAYDKSFDPPGRQTRAAWEKEREARIVGKSRISVQISDISVAVNGDKATARFRQAYTADALNVASRKTLDMVNHNGRWTIVRESTGG; from the coding sequence ATGAAGCAAGTCCGACGCACCCTCCCCCACCTGCTGCGCCTGCTGGCACTGACCGCGCTGCTGGGCACCGGTGCGGCCCATGCGGACGACTATGCGGAAATCACCCAGCTGATCAAGGCCGGCAAGCCGGCCGAAGCCCTGGTGAAGGCCGACCAGCGCCTTGCCGCCGCCCCGCGCGACCCACAGCTGCGCTTCTTGCGCGGCGTGGCGCAGGCGGACTCGGGCAAGCCCGGCGATGCGATCACCACGTTCACCAAGCTCACGGAAGAGTATCCCGAGCTGCCCGAGCCCTACAACAATCTGGCGGTGCTGTATGCCAGCCAGAACCAGCTGGACAAGGCCCGCACGGCGCTCGAAATGGCGATCCGCACCAATCCGAGCTACGCCACCGCCCATGAGAACCTGGGCGACATCTATGCCAAGCTGGCCAGCCAGGCCTACAACAAGGCGCTGCAGCTGGATGCGGCCAACGCCAGCTCCGTCAAGCCCAAGCTGGCGCTGATCCGCGAGCTGTTCACTGCGGAAGCCGCCGCCGGCAAGCCCGCTCGCCCCGGGGCCGCGGCCCCCGCGCCGGCGCCAGCCGTGGCGGCCACGCAGCGGCCCGCCGCAACGGCACCCGCCGCCGCAGCGCCCGTGGCAGCCCCTTCACCGGCGCCTGCTGCGCCAGCGCCCGCACCCGCTGCCGCGGCATCCCCCGCTCCGGCCGTTGCCGCGTCGCCCGCCGCCGCTGCCGGCGATGCGTCCCTGCAGGCCGCCGTTACCGCGGCCGTGCAGGCCTGGGCCGCCGCCTGGTCCGCCAAGGACATGGCCGCCTACCTCGGCGCCTACGACAAGTCATTCGATCCTCCCGGCCGCCAGACCCGTGCCGCCTGGGAAAAGGAGCGTGAAGCGCGCATCGTCGGAAAATCCAGGATCAGCGTGCAGATCTCCGACATCTCGGTCGCGGTCAACGGCGACAAGGCCACGGCCCGTTTCCGCCAGGCCTACACGGCCGATGCGCTCAATGTCGCCAGCCGCAAGACGCTGGACATGGTGAACCACAACGGCCGCTGGACCATCGTCCGCGAATCCACCGGCGGCTGA
- a CDS encoding peptidylprolyl isomerase, with protein sequence MISRRNSTLALSSIALAAIFSAAPVQAQDAPKVKLSTSMGDIVVQLDPAKAPKTVENFLAYVQDKYYDGTVFHRVIDGFMIQGGGYTADLIPKPTKAPIPLEAGNGLKNDNYTIAMARSGNPNSATSQFFINVKDNAMLNAPSPDGHGYAVFGKVVSGTEVVDKIKAVATGNKGPHQNVPTAPVTINSATLVK encoded by the coding sequence ATGATTTCCAGAAGAAATTCGACCCTGGCACTTTCCAGCATTGCGCTGGCAGCTATCTTTTCTGCAGCACCCGTGCAGGCGCAAGATGCCCCCAAGGTCAAGCTGTCCACCTCGATGGGCGACATCGTGGTGCAGCTCGATCCCGCCAAGGCACCCAAGACGGTCGAGAACTTCCTGGCCTACGTGCAGGACAAGTACTACGACGGCACCGTGTTCCACCGCGTGATCGACGGCTTCATGATCCAGGGCGGCGGCTACACGGCCGACCTGATTCCCAAGCCCACCAAGGCCCCGATTCCGCTGGAAGCCGGCAACGGCCTCAAGAACGACAACTACACCATCGCCATGGCGCGCTCAGGCAACCCCAACTCGGCCACGTCGCAGTTCTTCATCAACGTGAAGGACAACGCGATGCTCAATGCTCCCAGCCCCGACGGCCATGGCTATGCCGTGTTCGGCAAGGTGGTGAGCGGCACCGAGGTGGTCGACAAGATCAAGGCCGTGGCCACCGGCAACAAGGGCCCGCACCAGAACGTGCCCACCGCCCCCGTCACCATCAACTCCGCCACCCTGGTGAAGTAA
- a CDS encoding Arc family DNA-binding protein has translation MARTDPQLNFRIPVDLRDQLEGAAKANNRSLTGELIARLEASFRMSAGDLGYACEEMVQTSIEKDGGTREDAIERLIARGYASETGIPVLIFYAAPGMTVEELRIALKEVEAVAPKDSQVFLERTSKKRNGS, from the coding sequence ATGGCCCGCACCGATCCGCAGTTGAACTTCCGCATCCCAGTCGATCTTCGTGATCAGCTTGAGGGAGCGGCAAAAGCAAACAATCGCTCTTTGACAGGCGAATTGATAGCCCGCCTTGAAGCATCTTTCCGGATGTCGGCCGGAGACCTTGGCTACGCGTGCGAGGAAATGGTGCAGACGTCGATAGAGAAGGATGGCGGAACACGGGAAGATGCAATCGAGAGGCTCATTGCCAGGGGCTATGCGTCAGAGACTGGGATTCCAGTCCTCATCTTCTATGCAGCCCCAGGGATGACAGTTGAAGAACTGAGAATTGCGCTGAAAGAAGTAGAAGCTGTGGCTCCAAAAGATTCGCAAGTCTTCCTGGAAAGAACCTCTAAGAAGAGGAATGGGAGCTAG
- a CDS encoding peptidylprolyl isomerase codes for MSNPQVELHIAGYGVITLELDAAKAPKSVENFLAYVNKGHYNNTIFHRVIPGFMVQGGGFEPGMTQKGTDAPIENEANNGLKNANYTVAMARTSDPHSATAQFFINVADNGFLNHTAPSAQGWGYAVFGKVVGGADVVDKIKAVKTGRKGFHDDVPKEDVIIEKAVAL; via the coding sequence ATGAGCAACCCCCAAGTCGAACTGCACATCGCCGGCTACGGCGTCATCACCCTCGAACTCGACGCCGCCAAGGCGCCCAAGTCGGTCGAGAACTTCCTGGCCTACGTGAACAAGGGCCACTACAACAACACCATCTTCCACCGTGTGATCCCCGGCTTCATGGTGCAAGGCGGCGGCTTCGAGCCCGGCATGACACAAAAGGGCACCGACGCGCCCATCGAGAACGAAGCCAACAACGGCCTGAAGAACGCCAACTACACCGTGGCCATGGCCCGCACCAGCGACCCGCACTCGGCCACCGCCCAGTTCTTCATCAACGTGGCCGACAACGGCTTCCTGAACCACACCGCTCCCTCGGCCCAGGGCTGGGGCTATGCCGTGTTCGGCAAGGTGGTTGGCGGCGCCGACGTGGTCGACAAGATCAAGGCCGTGAAGACGGGCCGCAAGGGCTTCCACGACGATGTGCCGAAGGAAGACGTGATCATCGAGAAGGCTGTCGCACTCTGA
- a CDS encoding L,D-transpeptidase family protein, translating to MLVALSARSRPAVAGALCLAALLHAAPVLPQSAKSRGAAAVTSVRPMQAAGSTAPALRDGQAEARLMVVYQLIAEGRHREALAQAEALARDYPNFQLAQLVVGDLLMARTRPIRRLGDVPEPDSARSIQTAATLEELRNESRQRVDAQRSRPPAHSIPAQFLELSPRSRHAIAVDASRSRLYLFENTPKGLQLVADYYASVGKLGIEKNLEGDQRTPLGVYFITSRLDPATLKDFYGAGALPINYPNPLDQSRGKTGGGIWLHGTPPDQFARAPLATDGCLVLANPDLERILRTVEPRSTPVVITRQLQWVAPHAVQADRKSFDAVLNAWRSAKTEGDMSRLMGFYAPDFQSYRKKPLQEWSQVLQAETRALRGRELHLKDKSYLRWTDSADTMVVTFGEVAAGARTGPVKRQYWARRGQQWQIFFEGVIG from the coding sequence ATGCTTGTGGCGTTGTCCGCACGAAGCCGCCCGGCCGTGGCGGGCGCCCTTTGCCTGGCGGCGCTCCTGCACGCAGCCCCGGTGCTGCCCCAGAGCGCCAAGTCCCGGGGCGCGGCGGCCGTCACCTCGGTCCGGCCCATGCAAGCCGCGGGCTCCACGGCACCCGCCCTGCGCGATGGCCAGGCGGAGGCACGCCTCATGGTGGTGTACCAGCTCATCGCCGAGGGCCGCCACCGCGAGGCGCTGGCGCAGGCCGAGGCCCTGGCGCGCGACTATCCCAACTTCCAGCTGGCGCAACTGGTGGTGGGCGACCTGTTGATGGCGCGCACGCGGCCGATCCGCCGCCTGGGCGATGTGCCCGAGCCCGACTCGGCCCGCAGCATCCAGACGGCTGCCACGCTGGAAGAACTGCGCAACGAATCGCGCCAGCGCGTGGATGCCCAGCGCAGCCGCCCCCCGGCGCACAGCATCCCGGCGCAGTTCCTGGAGCTCTCGCCCCGCTCCCGCCATGCCATCGCGGTGGATGCCTCGCGTTCGCGCCTGTACCTGTTCGAGAACACCCCCAAGGGCCTGCAGCTGGTCGCCGACTACTACGCTTCTGTCGGCAAGCTGGGCATCGAGAAGAACCTGGAAGGCGACCAGCGCACCCCGCTGGGCGTCTACTTCATCACCAGCCGGCTGGACCCCGCCACGCTCAAGGACTTCTACGGCGCGGGCGCGCTGCCCATCAACTACCCCAACCCCCTGGACCAGAGCCGGGGCAAGACCGGTGGCGGCATCTGGCTGCACGGCACGCCGCCCGACCAGTTTGCCCGCGCGCCCCTGGCCACCGATGGCTGCCTGGTGCTGGCCAATCCCGACCTCGAACGCATCCTGCGCACGGTGGAGCCCCGCTCCACGCCCGTGGTCATCACGCGCCAGCTGCAGTGGGTGGCACCGCACGCGGTACAGGCGGACCGCAAATCCTTCGACGCGGTGCTCAACGCCTGGCGCAGCGCCAAGACCGAGGGCGACATGAGCCGCCTGATGGGTTTCTACGCGCCGGACTTCCAGAGCTACCGCAAGAAACCGCTGCAAGAGTGGTCCCAGGTGCTCCAGGCCGAGACCCGCGCATTGCGGGGCAGGGAACTACACCTCAAGGACAAGTCTTACCTGCGCTGGACAGATTCCGCCGACACCATGGTGGTAACGTTCGGCGAAGTCGCCGCAGGCGCCCGCACGGGCCCCGTCAAGCGCCAGTACTGGGCGCGGCGGGGCCAACAATGGCAGATATTTTTTGAAGGAGTGATTGGATGA
- a CDS encoding acetyl-CoA carboxylase carboxyltransferase subunit alpha, producing MAKKTFLDFEQPIAELESKIEELRYVQTESAVDISEEIDQLSKKSQQLTKDIYSELSPWQITKIARHPERPYTLDYVRDIFTDFVELHGDRHYADDLSIVGGLARFNGHACMVLGHQKGRDTKERAMRNFGMSKPEGYRKALRLMKTAEKFKLPVFTFVDTPGAYPGIDAEERGQSEAIGRNIFEMAQLEVPIITTIIGEGGSGGALAISVADQVVMLQYAIYSVISPEGCASILWKTSEKAQEAADALGITAHRLKALGLVDKIVSEPVGGAHRDHKQMAAFLKRALGDAFRQVADLKTKDLLDRRYDRLQSYGRFSDTKAESR from the coding sequence TTGGCGAAAAAGACCTTTCTGGATTTCGAGCAGCCGATTGCCGAACTCGAATCCAAAATCGAAGAACTGCGCTACGTGCAGACCGAGAGTGCCGTCGATATCTCGGAAGAGATCGACCAGCTGAGCAAGAAAAGCCAGCAGCTCACCAAGGACATCTACAGCGAGCTGTCGCCCTGGCAGATCACCAAGATCGCCCGCCACCCCGAGCGCCCCTACACGCTCGACTACGTGCGCGACATCTTCACCGACTTCGTGGAGCTGCACGGCGATCGCCACTACGCGGACGACCTGTCCATCGTGGGGGGGCTGGCACGCTTCAACGGCCATGCCTGCATGGTGCTGGGCCACCAGAAGGGGCGCGACACCAAGGAGCGCGCGATGCGCAACTTCGGCATGAGCAAGCCCGAGGGCTACCGCAAGGCCCTGCGCCTCATGAAGACGGCCGAGAAATTCAAGCTGCCCGTGTTCACCTTTGTGGACACGCCCGGCGCCTACCCTGGCATCGATGCCGAGGAACGCGGCCAGTCCGAGGCCATCGGCCGGAACATCTTCGAGATGGCGCAACTCGAAGTGCCCATCATCACCACCATCATCGGCGAGGGCGGCTCCGGCGGCGCGCTGGCGATCAGCGTGGCTGACCAGGTGGTGATGCTGCAGTACGCCATCTACTCCGTGATCAGCCCCGAAGGCTGCGCCTCCATCCTCTGGAAAACCAGCGAAAAAGCGCAGGAAGCCGCCGATGCCCTGGGCATCACCGCCCACCGCCTGAAAGCGCTGGGCCTGGTGGACAAGATCGTCAGCGAGCCCGTGGGCGGCGCCCACCGCGACCACAAGCAGATGGCGGCCTTCCTCAAGCGCGCGCTGGGCGATGCGTTCCGCCAGGTGGCGGACCTGAAGACGAAGGACCTGCTGGACCGCCGCTATGACCGCCTGCAAAGCTACGGCCGGTTCAGCGACACCAAGGCGGAGAGCCGCTGA